From a single Lonchura striata isolate bLonStr1 chromosome 13, bLonStr1.mat, whole genome shotgun sequence genomic region:
- the CA5A gene encoding carbonic anhydrase 5A, mitochondrial isoform X2: MSGVKVTALGSLSKLLKRLWAVPARPCSLAACSRKNIRNAALHPLWQSPLTIPGGTRQSPINIQWRDSVYDPFLKPLKISYDPTTCLHIWNNGYSFLVEFDDSTDRSTIIGGPLENQYRLKQFHFHWGAINDWGSEHTVDCKFYPAELHLVHWNAVEYPSFEEAVMEGNGLAVIGVFLKLGARHEGLQTLVDALPAVRHKDTVIEFDVFDPSCLIPSCPDYWTYAGSLTTPPLTESVTWIIKKKPIEVDEDQLEAFRTLLFTSHGEEERRMVDNFRPLQPLMNRTVRSSFRPQLGP, from the exons ATGAGTGGGGTGAAGGTGACAGCCCTGGGGAGTCTCTCCAAGCTGCTGAAAaggctctgggctgtgccagcacggccctgcagcctggctgcctgctcCCGGAAAAACATCAGGAATGCTGCCT TGCATCCGCTGTGGCAGAGCCCACTGACAATTCCCGGAGGCACCCGCCAATCTCCCATCAACATCCAGTGGAGGGACAGCGTTTATGATCCCTTCCTGAAGCCTCTGAAAATCAGCTACGACCCCACCACCTGTCTTCACATCTGGAACAATGGCTACTCCTTCCTGGTGGAGTTTGATGATTCTACTGATAGGTCAA cCATCATTGGAGGCCCCTTGGAAAACCAGTACAGGCTAAAGCAGTTCCACTTCCACTGGGGAGCTATCAACGACTGGGGCTCAGAGCACACAGTTGACTGTAAATTTTACCCAGCAGAG CTGCATTTGGTGCACTGGAATGCTGTGGAGTACCCGAGTTTTGAGGAAGCTGTGATGGAAGGGAATGGCCTGGCTGTTATTGGAGTGTTCCTAAag ctgggagcacgGCACGAGGGGCTGCAGACCCTGGTGGATGCCCTGCCAGCAGTCAGACACAAG GACACTGTGATCGAGTTTGATGTCTTTGATCCCTCGTGCCTGATCCCTTCCTGCCCTGATTACTGGACCTACGCTGGCTCCTTGACTACTCCCCCCCTCACTGAATCAGTCACATGGATCATTAAGAAGAAGCCAATCGAGGTGGATGAGGATCAG CTGGAGGCCTTTCGGACGCTGCTGTTCACGTCGCacggggaggaggagaggaggatggTGGACAACTTCCGCCCGCTGCAGCCGCTGATGAACCGCACCGTGCGCTCGTCCTTCCGCCCCCAGCTCGGCCCTTAG
- the CA5A gene encoding carbonic anhydrase 5A, mitochondrial isoform X1, which translates to MLPLLRRAWVAVIASSSSSSSSRRGSRRCSLGACCSYRLRDALHPLWQSPLTIPGGTRQSPINIQWRDSVYDPFLKPLKISYDPTTCLHIWNNGYSFLVEFDDSTDRSTIIGGPLENQYRLKQFHFHWGAINDWGSEHTVDCKFYPAELHLVHWNAVEYPSFEEAVMEGNGLAVIGVFLKLGARHEGLQTLVDALPAVRHKDTVIEFDVFDPSCLIPSCPDYWTYAGSLTTPPLTESVTWIIKKKPIEVDEDQLEAFRTLLFTSHGEEERRMVDNFRPLQPLMNRTVRSSFRPQLGP; encoded by the exons ATGCTGCCGCTGCTCCGCCGAGCTTGGGTGGCCGTCATCGCctcttcttcatcctcctcctcctcacggCGGGGCAGCCGCCGGTGCAGCCTCGGTGCCTGCTGCTCGTACCGCCTGCGAGACGCCC TGCATCCGCTGTGGCAGAGCCCACTGACAATTCCCGGAGGCACCCGCCAATCTCCCATCAACATCCAGTGGAGGGACAGCGTTTATGATCCCTTCCTGAAGCCTCTGAAAATCAGCTACGACCCCACCACCTGTCTTCACATCTGGAACAATGGCTACTCCTTCCTGGTGGAGTTTGATGATTCTACTGATAGGTCAA cCATCATTGGAGGCCCCTTGGAAAACCAGTACAGGCTAAAGCAGTTCCACTTCCACTGGGGAGCTATCAACGACTGGGGCTCAGAGCACACAGTTGACTGTAAATTTTACCCAGCAGAG CTGCATTTGGTGCACTGGAATGCTGTGGAGTACCCGAGTTTTGAGGAAGCTGTGATGGAAGGGAATGGCCTGGCTGTTATTGGAGTGTTCCTAAag ctgggagcacgGCACGAGGGGCTGCAGACCCTGGTGGATGCCCTGCCAGCAGTCAGACACAAG GACACTGTGATCGAGTTTGATGTCTTTGATCCCTCGTGCCTGATCCCTTCCTGCCCTGATTACTGGACCTACGCTGGCTCCTTGACTACTCCCCCCCTCACTGAATCAGTCACATGGATCATTAAGAAGAAGCCAATCGAGGTGGATGAGGATCAG CTGGAGGCCTTTCGGACGCTGCTGTTCACGTCGCacggggaggaggagaggaggatggTGGACAACTTCCGCCCGCTGCAGCCGCTGATGAACCGCACCGTGCGCTCGTCCTTCCGCCCCCAGCTCGGCCCTTAG